The proteins below come from a single Streptomyces sp. B3I8 genomic window:
- the dnaE gene encoding DNA polymerase III subunit alpha: protein MSKPFTHLHVHTQYSMLDGAARLKDMFDACNEMGMTHIAMSDHGNLHGAYDFFHSAKKAGVTPIIGIEAYVAPESRRNKRKIRWGQPHQKRDDVSGSGGYTHKTIWAANATGLHNLFRLSSDAYAEGWLQKWPRMDKETISQWSEGLIASTGCPSGELQTRLRLGQFDEALKSAAEYQDIFGKDRYFLELMDHGIDIEHRVRDGLLEIGRKLGIPPLVTNDSHYTYAHEASAHDALLCIQTGKNLSDPDRFKFDGTGYYLKSADEMYAIDSSDAWQEGCRNTLLVAEQVDTTGMFEKRDLMPKFDIPEGYTEVTWFKEEVRRGMERRFPGGIPEDRQKQVEYEMDVIIQMGFPGYFLVVADFIMWAKNNGIAVGPGRGSAAGSIVAYAMGITDLDPIPHGLIFERFLNPERVSMPDVDIDFDERRRVEVIRYVTEKYGADKVAMIGTYGKIKAKNAIKDSARVLGYPYAMGDRVTKAMPADVLGKGIDLNGITDPSHPRYSEAGEVRAMYENEPDVKKVIDTAKGVEGLVRQMGVHAAGVIMSSETITEHVPVWVRHTDGVTITQWDYPSCESLGLLKMDFLGLRNLTIMDDAVKMVKSNKGLDIDLLSLPLDDPKTFELLQRGDTLGVFQFDGGPMRSLLRLMKPDNFEDISAVSALYRPGPMGMDSHTNYALRKNGLQEITPIHPELEAPLKEVLDVTYGLIVYQEQVQKAAQIIAGYSLGEADILRRVMGKKKADELAKNFTIFQAGAKKNGYSDEAIQALWDVLVPFAGYAFNKAHSAAYGLVSYWTAYLKANYPAEYMAGLLTSVKDDKDKSAVYLNECRRMGIKVLPPNVNESESNFAAQGDDVILFGLSAVRNVGTNVVDSIIRSRKAKGKFASFPDYLDKVEAVVCNKRTTESLIKAGAFDSMGHTRKGLTAQYEPMIDNVVAVKRKEAEGQFDLFGGMGDGDTTEPGFGLDVEFSPDEWDKTYLLAQEREMLGLYVSDHPLFGLEHVLSDKADAGIAQLTGGDFGDGAVVTIGGIISGLQRKMTKQGNAWAIATVEDLAGSLECMFFPATYQLVSTQLVEDAVVFVKGRLDKREDVPRLVAMELQVPDLSNAGANAPVVLTIPATRVTPPMVSRLGEILSHHRGDSEVRIKLQGPRKTTVLRLDRHRVKPDPALFGDLKVLLGPSCLAG, encoded by the coding sequence GTGTCGAAGCCGTTCACGCACCTGCACGTCCACACCCAGTACTCGATGCTGGACGGTGCCGCGCGGCTGAAGGACATGTTCGACGCGTGCAACGAGATGGGCATGACGCACATCGCCATGTCCGACCACGGCAACCTGCACGGGGCGTACGACTTCTTCCACTCCGCCAAGAAGGCGGGCGTCACGCCGATCATCGGCATCGAGGCGTACGTCGCCCCCGAGTCCCGGCGCAACAAGCGCAAGATCCGCTGGGGCCAGCCGCACCAGAAGCGGGACGACGTGTCCGGTTCGGGTGGTTACACCCACAAGACGATCTGGGCGGCGAACGCCACCGGACTGCACAACCTCTTCCGGCTCTCCTCCGACGCCTACGCCGAGGGCTGGTTGCAGAAGTGGCCCCGCATGGACAAGGAGACCATCTCCCAGTGGTCCGAGGGGCTGATCGCCTCCACCGGCTGCCCCTCGGGCGAACTGCAGACCAGGCTCCGCCTAGGGCAGTTCGACGAGGCGCTGAAGTCGGCCGCCGAGTACCAGGACATCTTCGGCAAGGACCGCTACTTCCTGGAGCTGATGGACCACGGCATCGACATCGAGCACCGGGTCCGCGACGGCCTGCTGGAGATCGGCAGGAAGCTCGGCATCCCGCCGCTGGTCACCAACGACTCGCACTACACGTACGCGCACGAGGCGAGCGCCCACGACGCCCTGCTGTGCATCCAGACCGGCAAGAACCTCTCCGACCCCGACCGCTTCAAGTTCGACGGCACCGGCTACTACCTGAAGTCCGCGGACGAGATGTACGCCATCGACTCCTCGGACGCCTGGCAGGAGGGCTGCCGCAACACGCTCCTGGTGGCCGAGCAGGTCGACACCACGGGCATGTTCGAAAAGCGCGACCTGATGCCCAAGTTCGACATCCCCGAGGGCTACACCGAGGTCACCTGGTTCAAGGAGGAGGTGCGCCGCGGCATGGAGCGCCGCTTCCCCGGCGGCATCCCCGAGGACCGCCAGAAGCAGGTCGAGTACGAGATGGACGTCATCATCCAGATGGGGTTCCCGGGCTACTTCCTCGTGGTCGCCGACTTCATCATGTGGGCCAAGAACAACGGCATCGCGGTGGGCCCCGGCCGAGGCTCCGCGGCCGGCTCGATCGTCGCCTACGCCATGGGCATCACCGACCTCGACCCGATCCCGCACGGCCTGATCTTCGAGCGCTTCCTCAACCCCGAGCGCGTCTCCATGCCCGACGTCGACATCGACTTCGACGAGCGCAGGCGCGTCGAGGTCATCAGGTACGTCACCGAGAAGTACGGCGCCGACAAGGTCGCCATGATCGGCACCTACGGCAAGATCAAGGCCAAGAACGCCATCAAGGACTCCGCGCGCGTGCTGGGCTACCCGTACGCGATGGGCGACCGCGTCACCAAGGCGATGCCCGCCGACGTCCTCGGCAAGGGCATCGACCTCAACGGCATCACCGACCCCTCGCACCCGCGCTACAGCGAGGCCGGCGAGGTCCGCGCGATGTACGAGAACGAACCGGACGTGAAGAAGGTCATCGACACCGCCAAGGGCGTCGAGGGACTGGTCCGGCAGATGGGCGTGCACGCGGCCGGCGTGATCATGTCCAGCGAGACCATCACCGAGCACGTGCCCGTCTGGGTCCGGCACACCGACGGCGTGACCATCACACAGTGGGACTACCCGAGCTGCGAGTCGCTCGGCCTGCTGAAGATGGACTTCCTCGGCCTGCGCAACCTGACGATCATGGACGACGCCGTCAAGATGGTGAAGTCCAACAAGGGCCTCGACATCGACCTGCTGTCGCTGCCGCTGGACGACCCCAAGACCTTCGAACTGCTCCAGCGCGGCGACACCCTCGGCGTCTTCCAGTTCGACGGCGGCCCCATGCGCTCACTGCTGCGCCTGATGAAGCCCGACAACTTCGAGGACATCTCCGCCGTCTCCGCGCTGTACCGGCCCGGCCCCATGGGCATGGACTCGCACACCAACTACGCGCTGCGCAAGAACGGCCTGCAGGAGATCACCCCGATCCACCCCGAGCTGGAGGCCCCGCTCAAGGAGGTCCTGGACGTCACCTACGGCCTGATCGTCTATCAGGAGCAGGTGCAGAAGGCCGCCCAGATCATCGCCGGCTACTCGCTCGGCGAGGCCGACATCCTGCGCCGCGTCATGGGCAAGAAGAAGGCCGACGAGCTGGCGAAGAACTTCACCATCTTCCAGGCGGGCGCCAAGAAGAACGGCTACAGCGACGAGGCGATCCAGGCCCTGTGGGACGTCCTGGTCCCCTTCGCCGGCTACGCCTTCAACAAGGCGCACTCCGCCGCGTACGGCCTGGTCTCGTACTGGACCGCCTACCTCAAGGCCAACTATCCGGCCGAGTACATGGCCGGACTGCTCACCTCGGTCAAGGACGACAAGGACAAGTCGGCCGTCTACCTCAACGAGTGCCGTCGCATGGGCATCAAGGTGCTCCCGCCCAACGTCAACGAGTCGGAGTCGAACTTCGCAGCCCAGGGTGACGACGTCATCCTCTTCGGCCTGTCCGCGGTACGCAACGTCGGCACCAACGTGGTCGATTCGATCATCAGGTCCCGCAAGGCGAAGGGAAAGTTCGCCTCCTTCCCGGACTACCTGGACAAGGTCGAGGCCGTCGTCTGCAACAAGCGGACCACGGAATCGCTCATCAAGGCGGGCGCCTTCGACTCCATGGGGCACACCCGCAAGGGGCTCACCGCCCAGTACGAGCCGATGATCGACAACGTGGTCGCGGTCAAGCGCAAGGAGGCCGAGGGCCAGTTCGACCTCTTCGGCGGCATGGGCGACGGCGACACGACCGAGCCGGGCTTCGGACTCGACGTGGAGTTCTCGCCCGACGAGTGGGACAAGACGTATCTGCTCGCCCAGGAGCGGGAGATGCTCGGCCTCTACGTCTCCGACCACCCGCTCTTCGGTCTGGAGCACGTGCTGTCCGACAAGGCCGACGCGGGCATCGCCCAGCTCACCGGCGGTGACTTCGGGGACGGCGCGGTCGTCACCATCGGCGGCATCATCTCCGGACTGCAGCGCAAGATGACCAAGCAGGGCAACGCCTGGGCGATCGCCACCGTCGAGGATCTCGCCGGCTCGCTGGAGTGCATGTTCTTCCCGGCGACGTACCAGCTCGTGTCGACACAACTGGTCGAGGACGCCGTGGTGTTCGTCAAGGGCCGGCTCGACAAGCGGGAGGACGTGCCGCGGCTGGTCGCGATGGAGCTCCAGGTGCCCGATCTGTCCAACGCGGGCGCCAACGCGCCTGTGGTGCTCACCATCCCTGCCACCAGGGTCACTCCGCCCATGGTCAGCCGCCTCGGCGAGATCCTCAGTCACCACAGGGGCGACAGCGAGGTGCGGATCAAGCTCCAGGGGCCCCGCAAGACCACGGTCCTCCGGCTCGACCGACACCGGGTGAAGCCGGACCCCGCGCTCTTCGGCGACCTCAAGGTGCTGCTCGGCCCGTCCTGCCTGGCGGGTTGA